The Sorghum bicolor cultivar BTx623 chromosome 6, Sorghum_bicolor_NCBIv3, whole genome shotgun sequence genome contains the following window.
TAGCCAAATCTCAGCTTCTGTAGCTCCAAATGGGAAATACGTCATCTGTGCCAGTGAGGATTCTCACGTCTATGTGTGGAGACATGACAACAGTTCCCCCCCTAGCAGGAGCAGGAGTACAGTTGATGTAACCAACTCATATGAACATTTCCACTGCCATGGTGTGACCGTGGCTGTCACATGGCCTGGTGCTGAAGCCCGAGGTTCGTTTGGATCTCAAAGCAGCAGGCACAGTGATTCAGATGGAGCAGTGAACTCTGGTCGAGACCTCCCAGTTGAGAACACTCAGCACAATTGTGATGCAGCTGATATCAGATACAATGAGAGCCCAGTCTGCGAAGGTGTGACAAGCAGAAGCACCAGTAGACATCAAGGTGATGGAGCGTCCACATCCTGGCCTGACGAAAAATTACCATCAGCCAAGAGCAGCCCTGGTCACTGCTCGTCCGATCTTTGCATGGGAGCTATGGATGTCCAGCGCCGGTCTGCGTGGGGTTTGGTGATTGTCACGGCTGGGCGGGCAGGCGAGATCAGGGTGTTCCAGAATTTTGGCTTCCCAGTTCAAGTGTAAAGTTAGCGTGAGATCATGCAGATAGGGGTTTGTTTGGTTCTTTACTGTATAGATATCGGTAGGTCGTCAATAGTTTTACTGAAAAGTTATCTCTGTTGCCCTGTCTCGTTGGATGCTTCAAGATTGTACTCCCAGAACCACACTATCATATGGTTAACGCTATCACTTGTTCATACAATACAAAACTGTGTAACTGTATGCTTGGTACACATTACCTTAATTTGTTCATATCTAATTTTCATACAAGTAATATATGAAACGAAAACATTTTCCAAAATTCATGAATTTACATTTTCAATTTTACAGTTCCATACATTCTGCATTTTCCTATATTTCAGatgtttaattttttttgttgtcCTTCAGCCAACATTGACTAAAAAAATGAATGTCTTCTGTGAGTTGCCCTTCTAACTAATTATAttgttttttttggcttttgtgAGTTGTCGTtttaattgtattttttttttcttttgtgagTTGTCCTTTTAAGTGTGTTCGTTTGTTGTCTAAGAGTGATACCTGTTGCTAGAGGCTGAGATTTTAGATTTGAGCTCTTCTCTCAGGCGGTGTGCACGATTTAGGTTTAGAAATGATCTTGGGAACGGAGGGGGCACAAGCGTAGGGGACTAGGGGCCGAGCAGCAAGGCAGCGTGGCCACCACCAGGCAAGCTCGCGAACTCGTCGTAGCCACGCCCACGCCCACTGAAGATATGATGATGAGATATTGAAGATGACCTACCAGCCACACAATTAAGACCCAATGGCTGTGATCCGTcgcttgagagagagagagagagagagagagagagagagagaggcaccGGATGTATGGTAATTCTACCATTCTTATTATGTGACCATGGCATTTTGTTGCTCTAAACAATAATGCTGTTtagctttgtgttgtctagcgATTAGAGTATGCTAGTACGTACTAAACGCTTTGACACAAACTTAATTTTATTGTCATGAGAAATCACTGCACAGATCTTACATCCTCGCTCCAGCTACTACAGATCAAGATTCACTGATCTAACTAGCCGCCACCATTTCATTTCGCAGTAAGGACGAGAAGAAACAGTGAAGGCATATGAGAATTCTCAGCTGCTCACATTCCTAGCTGGATAGCTCATCAAAACGGGACACACTGCATGCTAGGAACTTGGAACGAAGCACTACCTGAACCTGATGAGGCCGCACTGCTAAAACCGGAGCCCCTCAAGACGGCGACCCGCTGGCACTCAGTTCCCCGGCGGTGTCCAGCTGAGGTCGAGGCCGGCGATGTCGCCCCACGCGCCCACGAAGCCCCCCGCGGCGGTGCCAGCCGCTGCTCCGTCGTCCCACGGCGCGAGCCCGTCATAAAAGTCCGGGACCACCGACTGCCACGAGGAGGAGAAGGCCGCAGGTGCAAGTGCAACACCGCTGCCGACGTCGAACTGCGGGAAGAAGCTGCCGTCGCTGAGGAACGGGAAGGCGGACGTGAGGTCCGGCAGGCACGCGTCCGCGAGCGACGCAGCCggcaacggcggcggcgacgacgacgccgcGGACGAGGGCTCGGCGGAGACCCTGCGCCGCTTGCCGCCCCCGCCGCTGGAGCGGCGCGATGCGCCGCCGACGGGGACGTCGCGCAGCGTGCCGCCGTGCGTCCAGTAGCGGCGGCACGCGCGGCAGAAGTGCCGCGGCTGCGCCGTGCTGTAGTTGTTGTAGTAGCAGAACTTGGTGTTGGTGGAGCGGCAGCGCGGGCactccagctgctgctgctgcctcgtCTGCCGGCCCTTGCGCACGGCCTCGTCGCCCTGCCATGCCACCCACAACCGCACGCGTcagtgatgatgatggggtACTGGGTACACTGATTCGCAGACGCGGTAACTGCATGCCGTCTTCGGTGGATCGAGATCGACCGCGCTAGCTGCAACTGCAACTGACCTGCTGTTGGAGCGCGGAGGAGTCGAGCGAGAGCTCAGCGTCGGAATCGGCCGGGCGCTTGGAAgcaccagcggcggcggcggtggccgaGAGGATCGAAGCTGCAGGCGCCATCTCCCGGGCGAGCAGAACCGCGCATGCCGAGGACGGAcgacggcgtcggcgtcggcttaATAGACGCCCAGCAGCGATCCGGCCGAGAGCTAGCAGCTGGTCTCACTCACCACCTCGTTAGCTTCCCGGGTGACCTGGTAGGAGAGGCCGGGAATACGATCGAGGGCTGCTAGTGCTAGCGGCCTAGCCGCCGGCCAGGCTATTTGTAGCCGGTGGagtggaatggaatggaatgccAGTGGCAGCGGCCGCGGCAGCAGCGAGAGAGACGTAAGCCGTCAGCGTCAAGTCCGACCTGGACGGCAATCAGCTCGCGCGGCGTTGGTTGGCTGGTCTCTGGTGTCTCTCGAGTCGTCGTTGGTTGCATTGCAGACATGGGGACGTACTGGGAGGCCGCCGCCGGACCAGACAGGCGGGCGGACACCGCATGCAGTGCAGTGCGGCGTGGAGCCCGCGGCTGACGCAGCAGAGATGCTCTTCTTCGGCGTGAAGCTACCTCGCGCGACCGTGCGTGCGGTCTAGCACGCACGCCGCCATGCATGGTCTACTGTGGTAGGAGCAGTCGTTGCGCTTGGCACGAGCCACGAGCACGGGGACGGCCGGAGCCGGACCGGGTCGTCGCGCCGCATCCACACGACGGGACATGGGATGGAGAACGTCTGCGGGTTTGTTTGCCGAGGAGAAGGAGAATGAAACGGCCGGCCGGGTCGAGAGAGTTCGCGCGCGTGGGGCAGCCTCTATCGCTACGTATTAGATGCGTGCGCCGAGGCACGGCGGTTTGGCGCCTTGCGCCGCCATTGGCATTGGCGGCCAGCTCCATGATCGCGCGACGCAACGGTGAGGGCGGCAAGGGATCGAGATCGACCCGGGTCACGACGTGCGCCAGCGTGGCGGCGGCGTGAATGCCCTGCCTATGGCGCCGGACCGGACGGACGGAGAGAGACGGGGGCCGTTCGCGTCGGCGTTAACAGGGACCGGCGGTGGGCCCCGCGCGcgtggagagggagagggagagggagagggagagggagagggggaggCAGGGTTGGCGGGAGAAAAAGACACGCAGGATGGGCCCTGGTCGGTGGCTTTTCCTACGCAGGCTGGGCCCCTCGAAAGCGAAGGCGGGGGTGCTGAGGAAGCGCTGTCGCCGTCGGCTGCGGCGGGTTTCGTTTCGTCCACATGTGGGGGCCTCTGCCGCGTCGGCTGCCAGTGCCCGCCACCCCGGCCGCcgggccatggccgccgcccaCCGCCTGCTGGCCAATGGCCAATGCCATGCCAGCCACCCTGCTGTCTGCACGGCTGCTCCTGCGCCCATGTGTCCAATAGTGGAACCAGGATCTCGACGTCTTCCCAGGTCCTGTACTCCTGTGTTACCTGCAGATTTCTAACCGTAATCGGTTACTGTATGACATCACTGGAAACCTCTTCTCGAACGAACGTACAGTACAGTACCTGCTGCGTAATAGGTTGCTTGGTTTACTCTGCGACTGCGACATTGGCGTGCGATTCTTGTCTTGTTCTTCATGTTCATGCATCGCAACGCATCGCATAGTACTCCGTACATCTCAGCATGTGGACGCGTATGGTTCCCCGGCAAGGCAACAGGCGGCGTGCTCGTGCCGGTGGCGGGCGGCCTTGATTCGTGCAAGCATGGGAGTGCGGTGATCCATCGATGCCGATGTGTGTGTGCCTGTGCCCCCTTCCGTGTCCATTCCATTCGATGGGCTCAGGCGTAGGGCAactggacaagaagaagaagcgaGCACTTTCGGCTGCCCAACCTAGCTGTCAAGCGTCAGCTCGCTTTGACTCGCGAGAGGCGTGGAGCCTTCCAACTCCTAACCCCGAGTCCCAATCCCAACCCACTCGCGGTCGTCGACCTCGTCTGCACCAAAGATTTGAGCGATGACCATCGCACACGTCCCGTTTGTTGTTCGCACTCGCACGCACCAAAACAGTTTGTACGCAATGCCCAGTGTGGCTGTTCCTCCGAATGAAAAATGGAGTTATTAAGCCCCAGTGAGGCTCAAAGTCAAATTCCCCGGAGTTCACAACCAGACATTTCAAAATCAATGATCCGGATTGTTACTTGACCCCTAAACTTTAGAGTACTCAACCTATAAACATGGATGTCATCGTTTATTAGTTAGGCTAGGATGATGCATGGTTatcttataaaaaataaattgatTGAACAAAACTTATGTATGATTCTTGTGTTCCAAATGGAACTTACTGAGAGGTGACACGGTGATGGGTCAATTCACTCTATTTCATCGCATAGTAAAAAGATGAGTGGTTACATACTTTTGCTTCTCTTAAGAAACACATGCTGTGAGGACATGTTCGGAAAAAAAAAGGCGGCTAGTCAAAGAAACGATGGATTACTCCATTGATCAAATCCAAACACCATCTATATGTTAGTCAATCATATTTTTTAAGATAAACCATTCTATGTCTTATGCTTCTAGTAATTTGCCCGCGCCCTTCTTAAGTGCTAACCTCTGTGTGCTTTGGCTCCAATCACCCGCGCAATATGCACCATGGTCCTCTACAAAATCTACATACCACGCCCACACGCTTGACCTCCACATTGCCCCTCCATCGGTCCGAGAGGTCCTTCTAGTTCTAGCCCTATCTTCCTAAACTTGTGGCACGGCGAAAGGTCAACGTGTCATAGTTAGCATCTGTTGGCTGAAGTATAAATGTGCGATCAATGGATGACAAAATGT
Protein-coding sequences here:
- the LOC8076466 gene encoding dof zinc finger protein DOF5.8 is translated as MAPAASILSATAAAAGASKRPADSDAELSLDSSALQQQGDEAVRKGRQTRQQQQLECPRCRSTNTKFCYYNNYSTAQPRHFCRACRRYWTHGGTLRDVPVGGASRRSSGGGGKRRRVSAEPSSAASSSPPPLPAASLADACLPDLTSAFPFLSDGSFFPQFDVGSGVALAPAAFSSSWQSVVPDFYDGLAPWDDGAAAGTAAGGFVGAWGDIAGLDLSWTPPGN